In a single window of the Melioribacteraceae bacterium genome:
- the lysX gene encoding lysine biosynthesis protein LysX translates to MKIGLLHSLIRKDEKFLIDEFKKIKGVELVMIDDREITFNMGKDKFDIDVLVERCINHSRALHGLRLFESAGVKCVNNYSVSTICGDKLLTSCALAEHNVAQPEVRVAFTEESALKAIEEMGYPVVLKPAVGSWGRLLSKINDRDAAEAILEHKTVLGSYHHSIFYIQKYVEKSRIENGEVKKGRDIRSFVVGDKCIAAIYRTSPHWITNTARGGEATNCVVTDELNDISVRAAKAVGGGIVAIDVFESAQGLMVNEVNYTMEYKNSISTTGVNIPGKMVEYILQVAEGR, encoded by the coding sequence ATGAAAATAGGATTGCTTCATTCTTTAATTAGAAAAGATGAAAAATTTTTGATCGATGAATTTAAAAAAATTAAAGGTGTTGAACTTGTTATGATTGATGACCGGGAAATTACCTTTAATATGGGTAAGGATAAATTTGATATTGATGTACTTGTTGAAAGATGTATTAATCACTCAAGAGCACTTCACGGATTGAGATTATTTGAGAGTGCAGGGGTTAAATGCGTAAATAATTATTCAGTCTCAACAATTTGCGGCGATAAGTTACTAACATCATGCGCACTTGCCGAACATAATGTTGCTCAGCCAGAAGTTCGTGTTGCATTCACTGAAGAATCAGCACTCAAGGCAATTGAAGAAATGGGATACCCTGTAGTTCTGAAACCCGCGGTCGGATCCTGGGGAAGATTACTTTCTAAAATAAATGATAGAGACGCCGCCGAAGCAATTCTTGAACATAAAACTGTTCTTGGCTCTTATCATCATTCTATTTTTTACATCCAGAAGTATGTCGAAAAATCAAGAATTGAAAATGGTGAAGTTAAAAAGGGTAGAGATATTAGAAGTTTTGTAGTGGGAGATAAATGTATTGCCGCAATTTATAGAACTTCTCCACACTGGATTACAAATACCGCTAGAGGCGGTGAAGCTACAAATTGTGTTGTTACTGATGAATTGAATGATATTTCGGTCAGAGCCGCTAAAGCAGTTGGTGGGGGCATTGTGGCTATAGATGTTTTTGAATCCGCACAAGGATTAATGGTAAATGAAGTGAATTACACTATGGAGTATAAAAACAGTATTTCAACTACGGGAGTTAATATCCCTGGAAAAATGGTAGAGTACATATTACAAGTGGCCGAGGGGAGATAA
- the argC gene encoding N-acetyl-gamma-glutamyl-phosphate reductase gives MGKIKVSIVGASGYTGGELLRLLLFHPHVEVKQITSESYTGKFVHKIHPNLRKSTQLKFVSVNELESCDLIFLCLPHNSSQNKIDHFKKLAPKIIDLSADFRLKDTAEYEKWYGHKHARPDLLNEFVYGIPELHREEMKSASYISSAGCNATASILGLYPLYKAGIVEEDRTVIEVKAGSSEGGNKVNDGSHHPERSGVVRSYMPTQHRHTAEMLQELSFDKKISVHFSATAIDMVRGLLATCHVFLKNDLPEKDIWKIYREAYSNEPFIRIVKESDGIYRYPEPKLLSGTNYCDIGFKKDEFSNRLVVVSAIDNLMKGAAGQALQAFNIMYGFDERTGLEFPGLHPI, from the coding sequence ATGGGAAAAATTAAAGTATCAATTGTTGGAGCATCCGGATATACAGGTGGTGAACTATTAAGATTGCTTTTGTTTCATCCTCATGTAGAAGTTAAACAAATTACTTCAGAAAGTTATACCGGAAAATTTGTTCATAAAATTCATCCGAACCTTCGTAAATCAACACAGTTGAAATTTGTCTCTGTAAATGAACTGGAAAGTTGCGACCTTATTTTCCTTTGTTTGCCGCACAATAGTTCACAGAACAAAATAGATCACTTTAAAAAACTTGCTCCTAAAATAATTGATTTGAGTGCCGATTTTCGTTTGAAAGATACAGCTGAATATGAAAAGTGGTATGGACATAAACACGCACGTCCTGATTTACTAAATGAATTTGTATATGGAATACCTGAGCTTCATCGTGAAGAAATGAAAAGTGCGAGTTATATATCAAGTGCGGGATGCAACGCAACCGCAAGTATACTTGGTTTGTATCCACTTTATAAAGCTGGAATTGTTGAGGAAGATAGAACTGTAATAGAAGTTAAAGCCGGCTCAAGTGAAGGGGGTAATAAGGTTAATGATGGATCTCACCATCCGGAGCGAAGCGGCGTTGTGAGATCTTATATGCCAACTCAACATCGGCACACCGCGGAGATGCTGCAAGAGCTTTCATTTGACAAAAAAATTAGTGTTCATTTTTCTGCAACTGCTATAGATATGGTACGAGGCTTACTCGCTACTTGTCATGTCTTTTTAAAGAATGATCTACCCGAAAAAGATATTTGGAAAATTTACCGTGAAGCTTATTCGAATGAACCTTTTATTAGAATTGTAAAAGAGAGCGATGGTATATACCGTTATCCCGAACCAAAATTATTGAGCGGTACAAATTATTGTGATATTGGATTTAAAAAGGATGAGTTTTCTAATCGTCTTGTCGTTGTTAGCGCAATTGATAATTTGATGAAGGGCGCTGCAGGACAAGCATTACAAGCATTTAACATAATGTATGGATTTGATGAAAGAACGGGATTAGAATTTCCCGGATTGCATCCAATCTAA
- a CDS encoding class II glutamine amidotransferase — MCRLLYVNSAKEFDSKVHLKKFADISKKSKEFQGHGWGCTYLKDGKWEYYKNVNPIWDDDFKKFPSTTRLIAHARSAFKDEGIVVENNMPFYDENFVFIFNGELRGVKIKEEGRIGAEKIFNYIKRFYKGSTKDALGKGAAIINKKTSYIRAMNIILSDKSASYIYSLFNEDENYFTMHIKNEEELVVVCSEPFIGEIGWQQIKNNSLTELICL; from the coding sequence ATGTGCCGATTACTATATGTTAATTCTGCTAAAGAGTTTGATTCTAAGGTTCATCTTAAAAAATTTGCTGATATATCAAAGAAGAGCAAAGAGTTTCAAGGGCACGGCTGGGGTTGTACATATCTTAAAGATGGTAAATGGGAATATTATAAAAATGTAAATCCAATTTGGGATGATGATTTTAAAAAATTTCCGTCAACAACCCGTTTAATAGCTCATGCCAGAAGCGCATTTAAAGATGAAGGAATTGTGGTAGAAAATAATATGCCGTTTTATGATGAAAATTTTGTTTTTATTTTTAATGGTGAACTGAGGGGAGTAAAAATAAAAGAAGAGGGAAGAATTGGCGCTGAGAAGATTTTTAATTATATAAAAAGATTTTATAAAGGAAGTACAAAAGATGCCTTAGGGAAAGGTGCCGCAATAATTAATAAAAAAACCAGCTATATAAGAGCTATGAATATAATTTTGAGTGACAAGAGCGCTTCATATATTTATTCTCTTTTTAATGAAGATGAAAATTACTTTACAATGCACATCAAAAATGAAGAGGAACTAGTTGTGGTTTGTTCGGAACCATTTATTGGTGAAATTGGCTGGCAGCAAATAAAGAATAATTCTTTAACGGAGTTGATATGCTTATAA
- a CDS encoding [LysW]-aminoadipate kinase: MLIIKIGGGKELNIKGIISDLASLNEKFIIVHGANALRDELAVKLNVQKKVVTSLSGYDSVLSNEETIDLMMMAYAGLKNKRIVELCQQNGINAVGLSGLDGKLLQGKRNTGIKVRENGKTLLLRDFSGKPKTINKDLLNLLLENGYTPVLCVPLIDENNFAINSENDDIVALLQTELKTQKVISLIEAPGFLLDKNDPSSLIKQISKTELETMEGKVEGRMKRKILAIRKLFDGGETTVIISDGRTEHPIIDALNGEGTTIS; this comes from the coding sequence ATGCTTATAATTAAAATTGGCGGCGGTAAAGAACTAAATATCAAAGGTATAATTTCTGATCTAGCTTCTCTGAATGAAAAATTTATTATTGTGCATGGCGCAAATGCTCTGCGCGATGAATTGGCTGTTAAGTTAAATGTGCAAAAAAAAGTTGTAACATCTTTGTCGGGATACGATTCGGTTCTCAGCAATGAGGAAACAATTGATTTAATGATGATGGCTTATGCCGGATTAAAGAATAAGAGAATAGTAGAATTGTGTCAGCAGAATGGAATTAATGCGGTTGGTTTGTCGGGACTCGATGGGAAACTCTTGCAAGGAAAACGTAACACAGGAATCAAAGTTCGTGAAAATGGAAAAACCTTATTGTTGAGAGATTTTTCAGGTAAACCAAAAACCATAAATAAAGATCTATTAAATTTATTATTGGAGAATGGGTACACTCCCGTTTTATGTGTCCCCTTGATTGATGAAAATAATTTCGCGATAAATTCTGAAAACGATGACATAGTTGCATTACTGCAGACTGAGTTAAAAACTCAAAAGGTTATTTCATTGATTGAAGCTCCCGGTTTTTTACTGGATAAAAATGATCCTTCTTCTTTAATCAAACAAATATCTAAAACTGAATTAGAAACGATGGAAGGAAAAGTTGAAGGAAGAATGAAAAGAAAAATACTCGCCATTAGAAAATTATTTGATGGCGGGGAGACAACAGTTATTATTTCGGATGGAAGAACCGAGCATCCAATTATAGATGCGTTAAATGGTGAAGGTACAACAATTTCATAA